A genome region from Setaria italica strain Yugu1 chromosome III, Setaria_italica_v2.0, whole genome shotgun sequence includes the following:
- the LOC101766343 gene encoding probable WRKY transcription factor 3 codes for MSARPPPPPRPHLALPPRSAAESLFTGAGDASPGPLTLASALFPSDADAGGGGGPGGGASSGAASFTQLLTGSLPQPQQQQREAAERGRGGGVARAGPALSVAPPASASAGASVFTVPPGLSPSGLLDSPGLLFSPAMGGFGMSHQQALAQVTAQATHSPLRMFDHIEQPSFSAAAASSGALQHMNSSANMTGMPEMAITTANNDNASFQSAEPSQRYQVNAPVDKPADDGYNWRKYGQKVVKGSDCPRSYYKCTHPNCPVKKKVEHAEDGQISEIIYKGKHNHQRPPNKRAKDGNSSAADQNEQSNDTTSGLSGAKRDQDAIYGMSEQVSGLSDGDDMDDGESRPHEVDDADNESKRRNIQISSQRTLSEPKIIVQTTSEVDLLDDGYRWRKYGQKVVKGNPHPRSYYKCTFAGCNVRKHIERASSDPKAVITTYEGKHNHEPPVGRGSNQNAGVSQQRGQNSISSNQASLSIADYSITNQRPIGLLQFKSEQ; via the exons ATGTCCgctcgccccccgccgccgccgcgcccgcacctggcgctgccgccgcgctcGGCGGCGGAGTCGCTCTTcacgggcgccggcgacgccagCCCCGGCCCGCTCACGCTCGCCTCCGCGCTCTTCCcctccgacgccgacgccggcggcggaggcggacccggcggcggcgcctcctccgggGCCGCGAGCTTCACGCAGCTCCTCACCGGCTCCCtcccgcagccgcagcagcagcagcgtgagGCCGCGGAGAGGGGGCGGGGTGGCGGGGTCGCGAGGGCCGGGCCGGCGCTgtcggtggcgccgccggcgtcggcgtccgcggGCGCGTCCGTCTTCACGGTGCCCCCAGGCCTCAGCCCCTCCGGCCTGCTCGACTCCCCCGGCCTGCTCTTCTCGCCGGCCATG GGGGGATTTGGAATGTCGCACCAGCAGGCCCTTGCTCAAGTTACAGCACAAGCAACCCATTCTCCACTTAGAATGTTTGACCACATTGAGCAACCATCTTTTTCAGCAGCTGCAGCATCGTCTGGAGCTCTACAACATATGAACTCTAGCGCCAATATGACTGGAATGCCAGAGATGGCAATTACAACAGCAAACAATGACAATGCATCTTTTCAATCAGCTGAGCCATCTCAGAGGTATCAAGTCAATGCTCCTGTTGATAAGCCTGCTGATGATGGCTACAACTGGCGGAAATATGGTCAAAAGGTGGTGAAGGGCAGTGATTGCCCAAGGAGCTATTACAAATGTACTCATCCCAATTGTCCAGTCAAGAAAAAGGTAGAGCATGCAGAAGATGGTCAAATATCTGAGATCATATACAAAGGAAAACACAATCACCAACGTCCACCAAATAAGCGGGCAAAAGATGGCAACTCTTCAGCAGCTGATCAAAATGAACAATCTAATGATACCACTTCTGGATTGTCAGGCGCCAAGAGAGATCAGGACGCTATATATGGGATGTCTGAACAGGTATCTGGTTTAAGTGATGGAGATGATATGGATGATGGTGAATCAAGGCCACATGAAGTGGACGACGCTGATAATGAGAGCAAAAGAAG aaatatacaaatttcttCACAAAGAACCTTGTCGGAGCCTAAGATTATTGTGCAAACAACTAGTGAGGTTGATCTTTTGGATGATGGTTATAGATGGCGCAAGTATGGGCAGAAGGTAGTCAAAGGAAACCCTCATCCAAG GAGTTACTACAAGTGCACATTCGCTGGATGCAATGTTAGGAAGCACATCGAAAGAGCATCGTCAGACCCTAAGGCTGTCATAACAACCTATGAAGGAAAACATAACCATGAACCACCGGTTGGTAGGGGCAGCAACCAGAATGCAGGAGTGTCACAACAGAGAGGGCAGAACAGCATATCTAGTAATCAAGCTTCACTTTCGATAGCAGACTACAGCATCACTAACCAGAGGCCAATTGGGCTATTACAATTCAAGAGCGAACAATAG
- the LOC101765523 gene encoding uncharacterized protein LOC101765523 — protein sequence MGSAGKVVRTALHAFFRHYHPASSAASLLALPFSAAALLSRSHPALLAPSHALSHRLRRVLVAAGFPPASQLLFLLSHRLSQRACAFLTALPFSLSFLLLAKVVNCLALLLANAAVFAALLAAFNAAEALHLLGGAPSGSGSGRAVLALSAAGVIVYSVALANASAVCNLATVVAAAEGRGGAHAMLKALLMVLRAGDAATAVAASLPASLAAAAVEALFQLRVMRPYTLTGKVTAGMLCEGLLVAYIHAMICVLDTVITSMVYQTCKASHSCHLLELELDGKEDLRV from the exons ATGGGCAGCGCCGGCAAGGTCGTGCGCACGGCGCTGCACGCCTTCTTCCGGCACTACCACccggcgtcctcggcggcgtCGCTCCTCGCGCTgcccttctccgccgccgcgctgctctcGCGCTCCCACCCGGCGCTGCTGGCGCCGTCGCACGCCCTCtcgcaccgcctccgccgcgtcctcgtcgccgcgggGTTCCCGCCGGCGTCCcagctcctcttcctcctcagccACCGCCTCTCCCAGCGCGCCTGCGCGTTCCTCACcgcgcttcccttctctctctcgttCCTGCTCCTCGCCAAG GTCGTCAACTGCCTCGCGCTCCTGCTCGCCAACGCCGCCGTCTtcgccgcgctgctcgccgcGTTCAACGCCGCCGAGGCGCTGCACCTGctgggcggcgctccctccggctccggcagcggcagggcggTGCTCGCGCTCTCAGCGGCCGGCGTGATCGTCTACTCGGTGGCGCTGGCGAACGCGTCCGCGGTGTGCAACCTCGCCACGGTGGTCGCGGCCGCcgagggccgcggcggcgcgcacgcCATGCTTAAGGCGCTCCTGATGGTGCtccgcgccggcgacgccgccaccgccgtcgcggcgTCCCTGCCGgccagcctcgccgccgccgccgtcgaggctcTGTTCCAGCTCAGGGTGATGCGGCCGTACACGCTCACCGGCAAGGTGACCGCGGGGATGCTCTGCGAGGGGCTCCTCGTCGCCTACATCCACGCCATGATCTGTGTCCTCGACACGGTCATCACCAGCATGGTCTACCAGACCTGCAAGGCCAGCCATTCCTGCCACCtcttggagctggagctggatgGCAAGGAGGACTTGAGGGTCTGA
- the LOC101766756 gene encoding uncharacterized protein LOC101766756 — MEVQMAAQAAKSAGRSTPPHHHGGGAKPVPGYLKPSAGSCHHVCKYGGTHAFEDKEATKNKKPHPKARKQPAAAAPAESQSRVMGKVRSVFRRRVGDSSRAAEKAAAAGKGSKGGGDSVEWKDIVTYDTTVPPHGSSPQQPGKVSAPIIGSGEAEKEDVVKGNKSHEKTKIVTGQVGDGVGAQGETLDKKSAKPPKGKKPMAALLVEKMSIDQELLQGYQILSPSLIQSRASLLRDLEKEMVHEATNAKEVKPMYSLDEEEEYAAAAEASRPIPAHRRVKSMSMSISSRSVRYPFARQASKNSSAGTFKLRSRSTKAPIAPPEEEKKPARLRSRRGEDPSSGSTGRSIQLRIRSLRRRGVGGSGGAGAGFVVPAVALRHQKTLDKKKSQRLYNNVIEETASKLVKTRKSRVKALVGAFESVISKIAK, encoded by the coding sequence ATGGAGGTACAGATGGCCGCTCAAGCCGCCAAGTCAGCCGGACGCAGCACGCCGCCTCatcaccacggcggcggcgcgaagcCCGTCCCCGGCTACCTCAAGCCGTCGGCGGGGTCCTGCCACCACGTCTGCAAGTACGGCGGCACGCACGCGTTCGAGGACAAGGAGGCCACGAAGAATAAGAAGCCCCATCCCAAGGCCCGgaagcagccggcggcggccgccccggCTGAGAGCCAGAGCAGGGTGATGGGCAAGGTGCGGTCGGTGTTCCGGCGCCGCGTCGGCGATTCCAGCAGGGCCGCTGAGAAGGCGGCTGCCGCCGGCAAGGGGAGTAAGGGAGGTGGCGACAGCGTGGAGTGGAAGGACATCGTGACCTATGATACTACGGTTCCACCTCATGGATCTTCTCCACAGCAGCCTGGTAAGGTCTCGGCCCCGATCATCGGTTCTGGCGAGGCCGAGAAGGAGGATGTGGTGAAGGGGAACAAGTCACACGAAAAGACCAAGATCGTCACTGGACAAGTGGGTGATGGTGTAGGAGCTCAAGGTGAAACACTGGACAAGAAGAGCGCAAAGCCTCCGAAAGGGAAGAAACCCATGGCGGCACTGCTCGTCGAGAAGATGTCCATTGATCAAGAACTCCTCCAAGGGTACCAAATCCTCTCCCCTTCCCTGATACAAAGCCGCGCGAGCCTATTGCGTGACCTTGAGAAAGAGATGGTCCATGAAGCTACCAACGCGAAAGAAGTGAAACCAATGTATTCCcttgacgaagaagaagagtacGCCGCTGCAGCCGAAGCAAGCAGGCCCATCCCGGCTCACCGGAGGGTGAAGAGCATGAGCATGAGCATCAGCAGCCGGTCGGTGCGGTACCCATTCGCCCGGCAGGCGAGCAAGAACTCATCAGCAGGCACCTTCAAGCTTCGCTCCAGGAGCACCAAGGCACCCATagcgccgccggaggaggagaagaagccggCGAGGCTGAGGTCCAGGAGGGGCGAGGATCCTTCGTCAGGGAGCACTGGCAGAAGCATCCAGCTCAGGATCAGGAGCCTCCGGAGGCGGGGTGTCGGCGGTTCCGGTGGCGCGGGCGCCGGGTTCGTcgtgccggcggtggcgctgagGCACCAGAAGACGCTGGACAAGAAGAAGAGCCAGAGGCTGTACAACAACGTGATCGAGGAGACGGCGAGCAAGCTCGTGAAGACGAGGAAGAGCAGGGTGAAGGCCCTGGTGGGGGCTTTTGAGTCTGTCATCTCCAAGATTGCAAAGTAG